One Thunnus maccoyii chromosome 14, fThuMac1.1, whole genome shotgun sequence genomic window carries:
- the LOC121911446 gene encoding ligand-dependent corepressor-like isoform X2 encodes MASQCKRQQCTIDRRDFRQELDSWRHRLIHCVGFESILEGLFGPELVEDLKLFKDLEPVAVSDWSFDENCLFCCLRRDKVKEHLIGLSNEGLEDSPKPLLVKDQTTISRLEQQAEEFLNAVLSRKDVPSFSDPHIPVVAREILQRMIRQFAAEYTSKTSSPQDSCSDPQPHSDQSLPTPPLLSGAPPTSPAATLAGPAHNQNPVLSKLLMADQDAPLDLTIKKPLAEPSEQEGVLDLSIKKNRCSSSLPFRSPCLSPTTTTVKGRSLRADGQVGLFMRRLQDGRRRENIGHSTRYKPPSPLAYSLHIKEEVGLESDPESPLSHNHSSRPTDLFSNGSASWNSKTHFGALLKLKTNSEASEHLKDIPRLLEAAGLFSKSLAYGKGNLQEACQDSLSLSHSSFDLKIPQVRVLATGTDPSWDSLSTEYSGSLCDNGLGKKLRSILPRQIQKKSSGGFDGSGSEKEYWPYDTDRQALGGNYPLDSESDLGNKQPRKKRGRYRQYNTELLEEAIVVVMGGKMSVSKAQTIYGIPHSTLEYKVKERLGTLKHPPKKKVRLLSQLEEQGVSRSLETKELQNFQDIVSEKRESSSSENGNGLNDGSLSPNE; translated from the exons ATGGCGAGTCAGTGTAAAAGGCAGCAATGCACAATCGACAGGCGCGACTTTCGGCAGGAACTTGACTCGTGGCGACACAGACTCATTCACTGTGTAG GTTTTGAGAGCATTCTCGAAGGGCTGTTTGGTCCAGAGCTGGTAGAAGACCTCAAATTATTTAAGG ACTTAGAGCCTGTAGCAGTGTCTGACTGGTCATTTGATGAAAATTGTCTATTCTGCTGTTTGAGACGAGACAAAGTAAAG GAACACTTAATTGGCTTAAGCAACGAGGGGCTTGAAGATTCACCCAAACCTCTCCTGGTTAAAGATCAGACCACAATCAGCAGACTAGAGCAACAAGCTGAGGAATTTCTCAATGCAGTCCTCAGCAGAAAAG ATGTGCCAAGTTTCTCAGACCCACACATTCCAGTAGTGGCTCGAGAGATCCTTCAGAGAATGATCCGACAGTTTGCTGCCGAATATACCTCAAAAACCAGCTCCCCTCAGGACAGTTGCTCAGATCCCCAGCCACACTCTGACCAAAGCCTGCCGACCCCACCCTTGCTCTCAGGAGCTCCTCCTACCAGCCCTGCTGCCACCTTAGCTGGGCCTGCACACAACCAGAACCCCGTCCTCAGCAAGCTCCTCATGGCTGACCAGGATGCTCCTCTTGACCTCACAATCAAGAAGCCCCTGGCTGAGCCCAGTGAACAAG AAGGAGTCCTTGACTTGTCTATCAAAAAGAATCGCTGTAGCAGCAGCCTGCCATTCCGTAGTCCATGCCTTTCTCCAACCACAACCACAGTCAAAGG GCGATCCTTGAGAGCGGACGGACAAGTCGGACTGTTTATGAGGCGCCTAcaggatgggaggaggagggagaataTCGGCCACTCCACCCGTTATAAGCCTCCTTCGCCTCTCGCATACTCGCTGCACATCAAAGAGGAGGTCGGTCTGGAGAGCGACCCAGAGTCACCTCTCAGCCATAACCACAGCTCCAGACCCACTGACCTCTTCAGCAATGGATCTGCCTCCTGGAATTCCAAAACTCATTTTGGGGCCCTCCTCAAACTCAAAACCAACAGTGAGGCTAGTGAGCATCTTAAAGACATACCCAGGTTATTGGAAGCTGCTGGGCTTTTCTCAAAGTCACTGGCCTATGGTAAAGGAAACCTCCAGGAGGCCTGCCAAGATAGCCTCTCCCTTTCTCATTCATCTTTTGACCTCAAGATTCCCCAGGTGCGAGTTTTGGCCACAGGAACAGACCCATCTTGGGACTCTCTGTCCACAGAGTATTCAGGTTCACTTTGTGATAATGGTCTGGGAAAGAAGCTTCGTTCCATTCTGCCCAGGCAGATTCAGAAAAAGAGCAGTGGAGGTTTTGATGGCTCAGGTTCGGAGAAGGAATACTGGCCTTACGACACCGACCGCCAAGCCTTGGGGGGAAACTATCCCCTGGATTCAGAGTCGGACCTAGGTAACAAACAGCCAAGGAAGAAACGCGGGAGATACCGACAGTACAACActgagctgctggaggaggcGATTGTGGTGGTGATGGGTGGGAAAATGAGTGTGTCTAAAGCCCAAACGATCTACGGCATTCCACACAGCACCCTGGAATACAAAGTTAAAGAGCGATTGGGGACCTTGAAACATCCCCCTAAAAAGAAAGTGAGGCTGTTAAGCCAGCTAGAGGAACAGGGTGTTTCACGGTCCCTTGAGACTAAAGAACTCCAAAACTTCCAGGACATTGTTtctgagaaaagagagagttCATCCTCAGAGAACGGGAATGGGTTGAATGATGGAAGCCTCTCACCAAATGAGTGA